Proteins encoded in a region of the Zea mays cultivar B73 chromosome 4, Zm-B73-REFERENCE-NAM-5.0, whole genome shotgun sequence genome:
- the LOC100193546 gene encoding uncharacterized protein isoform X1: MPPPWSRPPIPAWAAANSLFRRHRRLQPLLFPAVSHCDHLRVLSHCLVSGLARNPFVASRLLLASSSLSLPFSLTLLAYLPASSLSSFSFNSLIRASPPRLALRLFDEMRSRGVPTDPYTLPLLISACSCSGFTLCQSLHGQGFRLGYNCHVFTQTALLNAYLKCGSVATACRVFEEMPVKDVVAWTSMVSGYVDSRMYLKAVEVFNEMRGADDLVWPNEATVVSLATACAGLGSLEHAKGLHSYVEKAGLEDELIVRNALVDMYGKCGCIESAHRLFCLMREKDLHSWTTMISGLSSHGRGEEAVGLFFSMCEEGVLPDSTTFIVVLSACSHAGLVDEGIHIFNSMESEHNVPRDTKHYGCMVDLFSRAGLVRRAYEFISMMPFEPNLEILGALLSACSINNELEIGELVLNKIDMVCSYKGGAGVLLSNIYANQNLWHEVDTIRRKIRTEAIVRKPPGHSLIAAEVSSMTF, translated from the coding sequence ATGCCGCCGCCATGGTCTCGCCCTCCCATCCCAGCGTGGGCGGCTGCCAACTCCCtcttccgccgccaccgccgcctgcAGCCCCTCCTCTTCCCGGCCGTCTCTCACTGCGACCACCTCCGCGTTCTGTCCCACTGCCTCGTGTCCGGCCTCGCCCGCAACCCCTTCGTTGCCTCCCGCCTTCTCCTCGCATCCTCCagcctctccctccccttctcccTCACCCTCCTCGCCTATCTCCCGGCCTCCTCGCTCTCATCGTTCTCCTTCAACTCGCTCATCCGCGCCTCCCCACCGCGCCTCGCGCTCCGCCTGTTTGACGAAATGCGCAGCCGAGGAGTCCCCACGGACCCCTACACCTTACCGCTCCTGATCAGCGCCTGTTCCTGCAGCGGTTTTACACTGTGCCAGTCTCTGCACGGGCAGGGCTTCCGTCTTGGCTACAATTGCCACGTATTCACCCAGACGGCGCTGTTGAACGCGTACCTCAAGTGCGGGTCGGTGGCCACCGCTTGCAGGGTGTTCGAGGAAATGCCGGTGAAGGATGTGGTTGCGTGGACCAGCATGGTGTCTGGTTATGTAGACTCCAGGATGTACTTAAAAGCCGTCGAGGTATTTAACGAGATGAGAGGTGCTGATGATCTTGTGTGGCCTAATGAGGCCACAGTGGTGTCACTTGCCACTGCCTGTGCTGGTCTGGGCTCGCTGGAGCATGCAAAGGGTCTGCATTCGTATGTGGAGAAGGCTGGGTTGGAGGACGAGTTAATTGTCAGGAATGCATTGGTTGACATGTATGGGAAGTGTGGCTGCATTGAGTCGGCACATAGATTGTTTTGTTTGATGCGTGAGAAGGACTTGCATTCATGGACAACAATGATTTCAGGGCTGTCTTCTCATGGACGCGGCGAAGAAGCGGTTGGTTTGTTCTTCAGCATGTGCGAGGAGGGAGTATTACCAGATTCGACCACTTTTATTGTGGTTCTGTCTGCCTGTAGCCATGCTGGACTAGTAGATGAGGGGATACATATCTTCAATTCCATGGAGAGTGAGCACAATGTCCCCCGGGACACCAAGCACTATGGTTGCATGGTGGATCTTTTCAGCAGAGCAGGGCTTGTTCGCCGTGCTTATGAATTCATTAGCATGATGCCTTTCGAACCAAACTTGGAGATTCTTGGGGCCCTGCTGAGTGCATGCAGTATCAATAATGAACTGGAGATTGGGGAGCTCGTGCTCAATAAGATTGACATGGTCTGCTCCTACAAAGGAGGTGCTGGTGTGCTTCTGTCAAATATATATGCTAACCAAAATCTGTGGCATGAAGTGGATACCATTAGAAGGAAGATAAGGACTGAAGCAATTGTCAGGAAGCCACCTGGTCATAGTTTGATTGCAGCAGAAGTTTCTTCCATGACTTTCTGA